The Streptomyces sp. NBC_00459 DNA segment CGCACGCGCCGACACCCTCGGCACCGCCATGCGCGCCACGCTGTTCGACAGCACGGCCGGCCGGTTCCTCGACGGCGAGGGCACCACGCACAGCGCCCAGCACGCCACCGCCTTCCCGGTCGCGTTCGGCGTCGCGGACACCCTCGACGCCGAGGTCCGCGCCCGGCTCGGGGACACGCTCGCAACGGGCGGCATGCGGATGAGCGTGTACGGAGCGCAGTTCCTCCTCGACGCCCTCTTCCGGCTCGGCCGCGCCGACGCCGCACTCGCGCTGCTCACCTCCACGGCGACCAACTCGTGGCTGCACATGCTCGACGAGCTGAAGGCCACCATCGTCACCGAGGCCTGGGATCCCGCGCTGAAGTCCAACATGACGTTCTCCCACGCCTGGGCCTCGGCTCCGGCCAACGCGATCCCCCGGCACGTGCTCGGCGTCAGTGTCACCGCGCCCGGAGCCGCGGAGTTCCTGATCCGCCCCAGGACCGGCGCCCTCACCGAGGTCACGGGCACGGTGCCGTCCGTGCGCGGCCCGGTCGAGGTCGCCGTACGGCGGTCGGCCGACGCCCATACGACACGGGTGACGGTGCCGCCCAACTCCAGCGCGGTGCTGGAGGTGGAGATCGGCGACGCCCACCCGGCGCAGTACCGGGTGACGGCGACAGCACCCGGTGGACAGGGACGGGTGCCGGTCCGATTCATCACCGACCTCACCGGGACGGTGCTGCGCATCGGGCCCGTCGGCTCCGGTACGACGAAGGTCGAGCGCAGGGTCTCCTGACGGCGGGGCTGAGGGTTCCGGCCCAAGGTCCCGTCCTTCGCCCAACTCGCCCGTACGCCACGGCAGTCGACTGCCGTGGCGTACACCGGCCCTCCCCCGGCAGGCATGCTGGGGTCGGGAGGCGATCGCGTCGTGGTCGGCGGAGGCCCGGTCGGCATCCTCATCGCCCCGGTCGTGCGGGCCACCGGATCCGACGTACCGGTGGTGGCGCTCAGCGCCCACCGGCGGCAGCTCCCCGAGGAGTTGGGGCCGAGCGCCTGGGACCCGGACCGTGGACGACGTGAGCGGACCGGTCGGTCAGCGGACCGCAGACGCGGGCGCGGACGTCGCCTTCGAGGTGTCCGCGCAGCGACAGGGGGATCGCGTGGGATGGTGAGGTTCACGGCCCGTGAACCTCACCATGGTGACTTCCTTGCGGGCCAGGCGCCCAGGAAGCGGCAGCACCGGGAAGGCGGGACCAGTCACGCGATCGCGTCCGAGGCCGCGGCCAGGCCGAAGGAGAAAGAGGCGAAGCGGAAGTCTCCGTGCAGGGTCAGTTGTAGGTCCTGGACACCGTTGCCGGGGGCGGTCGTGTCGGCGCTCACCGTTGTCCACGTACGGCGGCCCCCGGTGACCGGCGGAGTTACGTGTGCGAGGAGCCGGTCGCCGGCCCGGACCTCAAGGCGTGCCTCAGCCGGTCCGGTGCTCTCGCGCGCGACCTCAGCCTCGAATCGGGTGGCACCGGACAGGTCGACGGAGCGGAACAGCAGAGTCGCGGGGCGAGCGGCATCGGCCGGGGTGACCGCGTCGCCGGCGGCACGGGTGGCGTCGACGAGGGTGATGTCCGCGCAGTCGTCGAAGTCGGCGGCCAGGACGCGTCGGCCGACCACCTCGCGGGGTGCGGGGGCCGTCCCGGTCACCGTCAACTGCGCGCTCCGGACGACGTGTTCCGCGGAGCGGGCGACGAGGATCTCGTAGGCACCGGGGTCCACGGTGAAGGCGTCGGTGGCCACGTCCCAGTGGGCGAGCCGGTCGGCGGAGAGCCGGAAGGCGACCTCCCGGCTCTCCCCCGGCTCCAGACGCACCTTGCGGAAGTCGGCGAGCCTCAGCCGGGGTGCCTCGTACCGCGCGTCCACGGCACGGACGTAGAGCTGGACCACCTCGCTGCCGGGTCGCGCCCCGCTGTTGGACAGCGTCACCGTGATGTCGAGGGCGCCGTCCTGCGGCACCGCCGGTGTGGACAGCAGCAGGTCGCCGTAGGTGAAGTCGGTGTAGGACAGGCCGTGGCCGAAGGCGTACAGGGGTGCTTCGCGGTGGTACTGGTAGGTCCAGCCGGCCTTGATGACGTCGTAGTCGAGCCGGGGCGGGAGTTCGTCGTCGCCGCGGTACCAGGTCTGGGGCAGCCGGCCCGACGGGTCGGCGTCGCCGAGGAGTACGGCGGTCAGCGCCCTGCCCGTCTCCTGGCCGGCGTGGGAGGTCCACAGCACGGCCGGCAGGTGGCCGGCCGCCCAGTCGACCGCGTAGGGGTAGCTGCTCATGACGATCAGCGCGGTCTCCGGGCGGACGGCGGCCACCTCGCGCAGCAGGGCCTCCTGGGTGGCGGGCAGAGCGGTGCCCGTACGGTCCTCGGTCTCGCGGCCGTTGATGAGCGGGTGGTTGCCGAGGACGACGATGGCGATGTCGGCAGCCGCGGCGGCGCTGCGGGCGTCGGCCGCACCGTCCCGCAGCAGCTCACGCTGCCAGCGTTCGGCGTTCTGCGGGCTGTCGGCGGTGGTGGCGACCCTGCCGTCGTCCGGGTCGACGACGGCGTAGCGGCCGGTGAAGACGTTGCGCAGGAGCACGGAGTCGGCGTCGCCGGAGGGATCGGGTTCCAGAAGGAAGGTTTCGTTGATGAACCAGGTCTTGATCACCTCGGGGTCGGCGACGAGCGAGTCGTCGTCCCTTCGGGTGAGGTACCGGCCGGTGTCGGCGTCGCGCAGTGTCAGCACCCCGTCGCCCCACTCGGTGACGTCGAACGCGGTGCCGCCGAGGAACTTCCCCGTGGTGCGGGAGCGCAGGGCGATCCGGTCGGCGGCCTCCACGACCACGACGTCACCCGCGGCGGCGCGCAGTGCGGACGCGATGCCGACCCGGTAGGGCAGGGTGCCGCTGTACCAGTCCTCGTACAGGGCGTCGGCGTGCGGGCCGATGACGGCGATGCGCGGTGTCCCGTCCGCCCGGAGGGGCAGCAGGCCGTCGTTCTTGAGGAGCACCACCGAGTCGGTCGCGGCGCGCAGGGCCAGGGCTCGGTGTTCGGCCGAGTCGATCACCTCCGGGCCGATGCCGGCGTACGGGTCGAGGTCCGGGTCGAACTCGCCCAGCCGGAAGCGGAGTTGCAGCTGGCGTCGGGCGGCGCGGTCGATGTCCGCCTCGTTGATGGAGCCGCGTTCCAGCGCTTCGCGCAGTCGGCCGATGGTGATCGAGCTGTTCTCGTTGTGCTCGGTGAAGCTGTCGATGCCCGCCCTCAACGCCGCCGCGTGGGCCTCGGCATGGTCGTCGAAGTAGTGCTCCGGGTCCACCAGGTTGCCGGGTGCCTCGGCATCGCTGACGACGAACAGTTCGTGCCCGGTCGGTACGGCCCAGCTCCGCAGTTCGTCGAGGAGCGGACTGACGTGGCAGGGGCGGCCGTTGACGAGGTTGTACGCGGCCATGGCGCCCGTCGCCGCGCCCGAGGCGACGATCGGGCGGAAGGCGGCCATGTCGTACTCCCGCAGGACGCGCGGGCGCAGACCGGAGGAGGTGACGCAGCGGTCGTCCTCGTTGTTGTAGGCGAGGAAGTGCTTGAGCAGCCCGGCCGCGCGCAGATACGTCGGATGGTCACCGGCCAGTCCCCGGCAGTAGGCGATGCCGAGGCGCGCGGTGTGTGTCGGGTCCTCGGAGTAGCCCTCCTCGTTGCGGCCCCAGCGCGGGTCGCGCAGCAGGTTCACCACGGGGGCCCATGCCTGGAGGCTGATGCGGCCGATGCCGTTCGGCGCGGAGCGGTGGTGGTGGAAGGCGCGCAGCTCGACCGAGACGGCCTCGGCCACCTCACGGACCAGGCCCTCGTCCCAGGTCGCGCCCAATCCGACGGCCTGCGGAAAGACGGTCGCCTCGCCGAGCCAGGACACACCGTGCAGAGCCTCCGTGCCGGTCCGGAACGCGGCGACGCCGAGGCGCTCGACGGCCGGCACGCACTGGTGCAGCAGCGCGATCCGCTCGTCGAGCGTGAGCCGCCCGAGCAGGTCGTCGACACGCTTGTCGATCGGCAGACCAGGGTCACGGAACGGGAGGCGGTGGGCGGCGGACTGGGACGGAGAACCCACGAGGCAGACCCCTAAGACAGACTGAGTGCGGTTTCGTTGAAGCGCTTCGACGAAGCTGCCACCGGCCCGGCGGGCTGTCAATGACACGCGAGAAGGAAAGTTTCTCACCTTCTCGACTCTTGTTTCGCAAGAAATATGTCATTAGCGTTCGCGGCCGAGTGAAGCGCTTCGACACCCAGAATCCGAAGGAGAAGAGCCACCGCCATGACCGATGAGTTGCCCTGCTCCAAGGACCCGTCATGACCTCGCGCAGCCTGACCGACCGCCTGGGCGGACTCGCCTTCGGCGGGGACTACAACCCCGAGCAGTGGGACGAGCCGGTGTGGAAGGAGGACGCCGAGCTGATGAGCCGGGCCAGGGTCAACCTGGCCACCGTCGGCGTCTTCTCCTGGGCGCTGCTGGAACCGGAGGAGGGCCGCTACGACTTCGCCTGGCTGGACGCCCACCTGGACCGCCTGCACACGAACGGCGTGGCCGTCGACCTGGCCACCCCCACCGCCTCCCCGCCGCCCTGGTTCACCCTGGCCCACCCGGACGCGCTGACGGTCCGGCCGGACGGCACCCGGCTCGTCCACGGCAGCCGGGACACGTACTGCCTCACCGCGCCCGCCTACCGCGACGCGGCCCGCCGTATCGCCGGGGCGCTCGCCGAACGCTACGGAGACCATCCCGCCCTCGCGCTGTGGCACGTCCACAACGAGTACGCCACCCTCTGCTACTGCGACCACACGGCCGCCGCCTTCCGGGTGTGGCTGCGCGCCCGGCACGGCTCGCTGGACTCCCTCAACGACGCCTGGGGGACGGCCTTCTGGAGCCAGCGATACACCTCCTGGGAACAGGTGCTCCCACCGCGTACGACGAACTGGCACCACAACCCCGGCCAGGAACTGGACTTCCGCCGCTTCTGGTCCGACGTGGTGATCGCCGCCTACCGCGAGCAGCGTGACGTGATCCGCGCGCACAGCGACCGTTCGGTGACGACCAACCTGATGCTGCCCTCGTACCAGAACGTCGATCTGTGGGCCCTCGCCCGGGAACTCGACGTGGTCACCTGCGACCAGTACCCCGGCGCACCCGGCCCGGGCGCCGCCGCCGATGTCGCCTTCCACGCGGATCGCGCCCGGTCGCTGGGCGGCGGCAGTCCCTGGCTGCTGACGGAGCAGGGCACCAGTACCGTCTACGACGGCGATCGGGTCCTCGCCAAGGACCCCGGTGACATCCTGCGCCACACCCTGGGCCACATCGCGCGCGGCTCGGAGGGCGCCCTCTTCTTCCAGTGGCGGCAGTCCCGGGCCGGCGCCGAGACCTGGCACTCGGCGATGGTGCCGCACGCCGGGCCCGACAGCCGGATCTTCCGCGAGGTCACGCAGACCGGGGAGGCGGTCGCCCGGCTCGACGAGCTGGCGGGATCGACGCTCTCCGCGCAGGTGGCCGTCCTGCACGACCCGGACGCCTGGTGGGCGCTCGGTGTGGACGGCCTGCCCTCCGCGGAGCTCGACTACCACGCGGCTCTCGCCCGGACCCACCGCACGCTGTGGGACTCCGGTGTCACTGCCGACTTCGCCCACCCCGTGCACGAGTTGAGCCGCTATCCGCTCGTCGTCGCACCCGCCCTGTTCCTCCTCTCGGACGCTGCGGCCGAGAACCTGCGCCGTTACGTCGCCGACGGCGGAACGCTCCTGGTCCAGCACGCGACCGGCTACGTCGACGACCGCCTGCACGCCCGCCTGGGCGGCTATCCGGCCGCTCCC contains these protein-coding regions:
- a CDS encoding glycoside hydrolase family 3 C-terminal domain-containing protein, which produces MGSPSQSAAHRLPFRDPGLPIDKRVDDLLGRLTLDERIALLHQCVPAVERLGVAAFRTGTEALHGVSWLGEATVFPQAVGLGATWDEGLVREVAEAVSVELRAFHHHRSAPNGIGRISLQAWAPVVNLLRDPRWGRNEEGYSEDPTHTARLGIAYCRGLAGDHPTYLRAAGLLKHFLAYNNEDDRCVTSSGLRPRVLREYDMAAFRPIVASGAATGAMAAYNLVNGRPCHVSPLLDELRSWAVPTGHELFVVSDAEAPGNLVDPEHYFDDHAEAHAAALRAGIDSFTEHNENSSITIGRLREALERGSINEADIDRAARRQLQLRFRLGEFDPDLDPYAGIGPEVIDSAEHRALALRAATDSVVLLKNDGLLPLRADGTPRIAVIGPHADALYEDWYSGTLPYRVGIASALRAAAGDVVVVEAADRIALRSRTTGKFLGGTAFDVTEWGDGVLTLRDADTGRYLTRRDDDSLVADPEVIKTWFINETFLLEPDPSGDADSVLLRNVFTGRYAVVDPDDGRVATTADSPQNAERWQRELLRDGAADARSAAAAADIAIVVLGNHPLINGRETEDRTGTALPATQEALLREVAAVRPETALIVMSSYPYAVDWAAGHLPAVLWTSHAGQETGRALTAVLLGDADPSGRLPQTWYRGDDELPPRLDYDVIKAGWTYQYHREAPLYAFGHGLSYTDFTYGDLLLSTPAVPQDGALDITVTLSNSGARPGSEVVQLYVRAVDARYEAPRLRLADFRKVRLEPGESREVAFRLSADRLAHWDVATDAFTVDPGAYEILVARSAEHVVRSAQLTVTGTAPAPREVVGRRVLAADFDDCADITLVDATRAAGDAVTPADAARPATLLFRSVDLSGATRFEAEVARESTGPAEARLEVRAGDRLLAHVTPPVTGGRRTWTTVSADTTAPGNGVQDLQLTLHGDFRFASFSFGLAAASDAIA
- a CDS encoding beta-galactosidase, with product MTSRSLTDRLGGLAFGGDYNPEQWDEPVWKEDAELMSRARVNLATVGVFSWALLEPEEGRYDFAWLDAHLDRLHTNGVAVDLATPTASPPPWFTLAHPDALTVRPDGTRLVHGSRDTYCLTAPAYRDAARRIAGALAERYGDHPALALWHVHNEYATLCYCDHTAAAFRVWLRARHGSLDSLNDAWGTAFWSQRYTSWEQVLPPRTTNWHHNPGQELDFRRFWSDVVIAAYREQRDVIRAHSDRSVTTNLMLPSYQNVDLWALARELDVVTCDQYPGAPGPGAAADVAFHADRARSLGGGSPWLLTEQGTSTVYDGDRVLAKDPGDILRHTLGHIARGSEGALFFQWRQSRAGAETWHSAMVPHAGPDSRIFREVTQTGEAVARLDELAGSTLSAQVAVLHDPDAWWALGVDGLPSAELDYHAALARTHRTLWDSGVTADFAHPVHELSRYPLVVAPALFLLSDAAAENLRRYVADGGTLLVQHATGYVDDRLHARLGGYPAAPLREALGIRVEEYRPLRRDERVTLSDRTRGTAWSESLRAEGAETLAAYTHGMLAGRPALTRHRFGTGQGWYLSTCLDDTGYAALVARLLTEAGVGPEMPGLPPQVEATTRLAPDGRRWRFLINHSTEPVSLPEPAHDLLTHGTVSELPGGGCAVLRIA